A window of Trichomycterus rosablanca isolate fTriRos1 chromosome 5, fTriRos1.hap1, whole genome shotgun sequence contains these coding sequences:
- the mrpl2 gene encoding 39S ribosomal protein L2, mitochondrial, whose translation MALSVSSLCRALRTFTLSSRTLTAPMCPPSPVGGLVGTLLRLGTARFFITTPPVTQNSTLWKQREKYTIRPIGVKKTGGRDHTGRIRRRGIGGGHKQRYRMIDFQRLHFELGKVGTQIEERVVEVRYDPCRSADIALVAGGNRKRWLIATENMQVGDLIKSSSVIGRMAVLANEGDAHPLGALPVGTLINNLELQPGKGAQYIRAAGTCGVLLRKVNGTAIIQLPSKQQIQVSETCVATVGRVSNVDHNKRVIGKAGRNRWFGIRPSSGLWKRKGGWAGRKIKPLPALKSFVNLPSVSKI comes from the exons ATGGCGTTATCAGTATCTTCTCTTTGCCGAGCTCTGAGAACATTCACTCTGTCCTCCAGAACTCTTACAGCTCCA ATGTGCCCCCCTTCTCCTGTGGGAGGATTGGTTGGTACCTTGCTGAGACTGGGAACTGCCCGCTTCTTCATCACCACACCGCCTGTAACCCAGAACAGCACACTGTGGAAACAAAGAGAGAAATACACCATCCGCCCCATTGGGGTGAAAAAGACAGGCGGCAGAGACCACACAG GGAGGATTCGGAGGCGGGGTATTGGAGGGGGGCACAAACAGAGGTACAGGATGATCGACTTTCAGAGGCTGCATTTCGAACTCGGCAAAGTAGGGACTCAGATCGAGGAGAGAGTCGTAGAAGTACGCTACGATCCCTGCAG GTCAGCTGACATTGCTCTGGTTGCCGGGGGAAACCGTAAACGCTGGTTAATTGCTACAGAGAACATGCAGGTTGGAGATTTGATTAAGAGCTCATCTGTCATTGGACGGATGGCAGTGTTGGCTAACGAGGGTGATGCCCACCCACTAGGTGCACTTCCTGTAGGAACTCTGATCAACAACCTGGAGCTGCAGCCGGGGAAAGGAGCACAGTACATTCGAGCTGCag GTACGTGTGGGGTTCTTCTGAGAAAGGTTAATGGAACTGCCATCATTCAGCTCCCTTCAAAACAACAAATTCAG GTGAGTGAGACGTGTGTAGCGACGGTGGGACGCGTTTCCAATGTAGACCATAATAAACGAGTGATAGGGAAGGCAGGGAGGAACCGCTGGTTTGGGATCAGACCCTCAAGTGGCTTGTGGAAGAGGAAGGGAGGATGGGCTGGCCGCAAGATCAAACCTTTACCTGCCCTCAAGAGCTTTGTTAACCTGCCCTCTGTCTCCAAAATATAA
- the slc8a3 gene encoding sodium/calcium exchanger 3 isoform X6 — protein MLFNKFTHKTYRTDKHRGVIIETEGDRSKGIEMDGKIANSHSHFLDGACAASNLMGLMEGKEMDESRREMIRILKDLKQKHPEKDLDQLVEMANYYALSHQQKSRAFYRIQATRMMTGAGNILKKHVADQAKRSASIQEVQVEEQEDFVTRIMFEPAVYQCLENCGAVVLAIVRRGGDVSKTIYVDYKTEDGSANAGADYEFTEGTAVFKPGEVIKEIAIGIIDDDIFEEDEHFYVRLSNVRTLDTEIDDEMAPYPKVTLGFPAVATVTILDDDHAGIFTFESGMAHVSESIGIMEVKVMRTSGARGTVIVPYRTMEGLAKGGGEDFEDTYGELEFKNDETCKTIQVRIIDDEEYEKNKNFFLELGEPRMVDMSLQKDVPDMKLSSDEEEARRIAEMGKPILGEHSKLEVIIEESYEFKSTVDKLIKKTNLALVVGTNSWREQFMEAITVSAGDEDEDDAGEERLPSCFDYVMHFLTVFWKVLFACVPPTEYWNGWACFFTSIIIIGFLTAIIGDLASHFGCTIGLKDSVTAVVFVALGTSVPDTFASKVAAVQDVYADASIGNVTGSNAVNVFVGLGVAWSVAAMYWRSQGREFEVHAGSLAFSLTLFSIFSVFAVLALMYRRRGHIGGELGGPRRHRIFTTLFFFMLWFLYILLSSLEAYCHIQGF, from the exons TGATGGAGGGCAAGGAGATGGACGAATCAAGACGAGAAATGATCCGCATTTTGAAAGACCTGAAGCAGAAGCATCCTGAGAAGGACTTGGACCAGCTAGTCGAGATGGCAAACTATTACGCACTTTCGCATCAACAGAAAAGCAGAGCGTTCTACCGAATCCAGGCTACGCGAATGATGACAGGTGCCGGGAACATTCTAAAAAAACATGTTGCGGATCAGGCCAAACGTAGTGCTAGCATACAGGAAGTGCAGGTTGAGGAGCAGGAAGATTTTGTGACTCGAATCATGTTTGAACCTGCTGTGTATCAGTGTTTGGAAAACTGTGGCGCCGTCGTGCTAGCCATTGTACGAAGAGGTGGTGATGTCTCCAAGACGATCTATGTTGATTACAAGACGGAGGATGGGTCAGCCAATGCTGGTGCTGATTATGAGTTCACAGAAGGTACAGCGGTCTTCAAACCTGGTGAGGTCATCAAAGAAATTGCTATTGGAATTATTGACGATGACATTTTTGAGGAGGATGAGCACTTTTATGTGCGGCTCAGCAACGTCCGGACACTCGACACAGAGATTGATGACGAGATGGCTCCCTACCCGAAAGTGACTCTTGGGTTTCCTGCTGTTGCCACTGTGACCATCTTGGACGATGACCATGCGGGGATCTTTACTTTTGAGAGTGGAATGGCGCACGTTAGCGAAAGCATTGGAATCATGGAGGTTAAGGTCATGAGGACGTCTGGTGCAAGAGGAACCGTTATTGTCCCTTATCGAACCATGGAGGGACTTGCCAAAGGAGGAGGGGAGGACTTTGAGGATACATATGGCGAGCTGGAATTTAAAAATGACGAGACCTG tAAAACTATACAGGTGAGGATCATTGATGATGAGGAGTATGAGAAGAACAAAAACTTCTTCCTGGAGCTTGGAGAACCTCGCATGGTGGACATGAGCCTGCAGAaag ATGTACCTGACATGAAGTTATCTTCAGATGAAGAGGAGGCGAGGAGGATAGCTGAGATGGGAAAGCCGATTTTGGGAGAGCATTCCAAACTGGAGGTCATCATCGAAGAATCATATGAGTTTAag agtaCTGTGGATAAACTGATTAAGAAGACGAACTTGGCGTTGGTTGTTGGTACTAACTCGTGGAGAGAGCAGTTCATGGAGGCCATCACTGTCAGTGCAG GTGATGAGGATGAGGACGATGCAGGTGAAGAGCGTCTCCCGTCCTGTTTCGATTATGTAATGCACTTCCTGACCGTCTTCTGGAAGGTTCTGTTTGCATGTGTTCCTCCCACTGAGTACTGGAACGGCTGGGCTTGCTTCTTCacctccatcatcatcattggCTTCCTTACCGCCATCATCGGAGACCTGGCCTCTCATTTCGGCTGCACCATTGGCCTTAAGGACTCTGTCACCGCTGTTGTCTTCGTCGCTCTCGGCACCTCTGTACCAG ATACATTTGCAAGTAAGGTGGCGGCGGTGCAGGACGTGTACGCAGATGCCTCCATTGGAAATGTGACGGGCAGTAACGCAGTCAACGTGTTTGTTGGACTAGGCGTGGCTTGGTCTGTGGCGGCTATGTACTGGCGCTCCCAGGGCAGGGAGTTTGAGGTTCACGCCGGATCGCTGGCCTTCTCCTTAACGCTCTTCAGCATCTTCTCAGTCTTTGCTGTGCTAGCCCTGATGTACCGTCGCCGCGGACACATTGGTGGGGAGCTGGGCGGGCCCAGACGCCATCGCATCTTCACCACGCTGTTCTTCTTCATGCTGTGGTTCCTCTATATTCTGCTGTCCTCGCTGGAAGCCTACTGCCACATCCAGGGCTTCTAG